From a region of the Pseudomonadaceae bacterium SI-3 genome:
- a CDS encoding DUF1302 domain-containing protein — protein MTKTTRQGIFQPKTLALAVALGIASPAYAVTFNIGEVEGQLDSAMSIGASWSTTDRDMDLVGINNGGTGYTQTGDDGRLNFKKGETFSKIFKGIHDLELRYGDSGAFIRGKYWYDFELKDENRLFKDISDSNRKEAAQSSGAQILDAFLYHNYYLGDLPGTVRVGKQVVSWGESTFIGNSINSINPLDAAAFRRPGAEIKEGLIPVNMLYVSQSVSDRLSMEAFYQLEWDQTIVDNCGTFFGSDVVQDGCDSNYHVGNPAIRQLQPVAAALGQGFDVTSEGVVMPRGGDRDARDSGQFGLALRWLGDATEYGAYFMNYHSRTPIVGTQSAGLATAAALPRIIGAANRIAPGSGAGLAQSVMLGQGQYYLEYPEDIRLYGLSFSTTLPTGTAWSGEVSYRPNAPVQINTTDVTRAVLNPIAPGTSPVASRFGADNRGYNRKEITQVQTTFTHFFDQVLGAGRVTVVGEIGYAHVGALESTSELRYGRDSIYGTPDDATQLAAYGDEGFVTANSWGYRLRALADYSNVFAGVNLTPNVSFSHDVDGYGPNGLFNEGSKAVSVGVDAVYQNRYTASLSYTDFFGGDYNTLVDRDFLALSMGVNF, from the coding sequence ATGACAAAAACAACAAGGCAAGGAATCTTCCAGCCCAAGACCCTGGCCCTCGCGGTCGCGTTGGGCATTGCATCACCCGCTTACGCTGTCACATTCAATATTGGGGAAGTGGAGGGGCAGTTGGACTCGGCGATGTCGATCGGTGCCAGCTGGTCGACGACGGACCGGGATATGGATTTGGTAGGTATCAATAATGGTGGTACTGGATACACGCAGACTGGTGATGACGGCCGTCTGAACTTCAAGAAGGGCGAGACCTTCTCCAAGATTTTCAAAGGTATTCACGACCTGGAACTGCGCTATGGCGATAGCGGTGCCTTTATTCGTGGCAAATACTGGTACGACTTCGAACTGAAGGACGAAAACCGTCTGTTCAAGGACATCAGCGACAGCAATCGTAAGGAGGCTGCGCAATCCTCCGGTGCTCAAATTCTCGATGCTTTCCTCTACCACAACTATTACTTGGGTGACCTGCCTGGCACCGTCCGCGTTGGTAAGCAGGTTGTTAGCTGGGGCGAAAGCACGTTCATTGGCAACTCGATCAACTCGATCAACCCGCTAGATGCAGCGGCGTTCCGCCGTCCTGGCGCCGAGATCAAGGAAGGCTTGATCCCGGTGAACATGCTTTATGTGTCGCAGAGTGTTAGTGATCGGTTAAGCATGGAGGCGTTCTACCAGCTTGAGTGGGATCAAACGATTGTCGATAACTGCGGTACGTTCTTCGGCTCGGATGTTGTACAGGACGGTTGTGACAGTAACTACCATGTCGGTAACCCAGCTATCAGGCAATTGCAACCTGTCGCCGCAGCGCTCGGTCAAGGGTTCGATGTGACGTCTGAAGGCGTAGTGATGCCGCGGGGGGGCGATCGCGATGCGCGTGACTCCGGCCAGTTCGGGCTGGCGCTACGCTGGCTCGGCGACGCCACTGAGTATGGTGCGTACTTCATGAATTATCACAGCCGCACGCCGATCGTGGGTACTCAATCGGCAGGTCTAGCGACTGCTGCTGCCCTGCCACGTATCATTGGCGCGGCTAACAGGATTGCGCCTGGTTCTGGGGCCGGGCTGGCTCAGAGCGTGATGCTTGGCCAAGGGCAGTATTATCTCGAATATCCGGAAGATATTCGCCTTTATGGCCTGAGCTTCTCGACCACACTGCCTACTGGAACAGCTTGGTCCGGTGAAGTGAGCTACCGCCCTAACGCTCCGGTTCAGATCAATACCACCGACGTAACCCGTGCCGTGCTCAATCCGATTGCGCCAGGTACATCGCCCGTAGCTAGTCGGTTCGGCGCGGACAATCGGGGTTACAACCGTAAAGAGATCACCCAAGTTCAGACGACGTTCACCCATTTCTTTGACCAAGTTCTGGGCGCCGGGCGGGTGACCGTAGTGGGCGAGATTGGCTACGCTCACGTAGGTGCCTTGGAGAGTACAAGCGAGCTGCGTTATGGCCGGGATTCGATCTACGGAACGCCGGACGACGCTACTCAACTTGCTGCGTACGGTGATGAAGGCTTCGTAACTGCCAATTCATGGGGCTACCGCCTGCGCGCACTTGCGGATTACAGCAACGTATTCGCTGGCGTAAACCTCACGCCAAACGTGTCCTTCTCTCATGATGTGGACGGTTACGGACCGAACGGTCTGTTCAACGAAGGCTCGAAAGCTGTGAGCGTTGGTGTCGACGCTGTCTATCAGAACCGCTATACGGCCAGCCTGTCCTACACCGATTTCTTCGGTGGCGACTACAACACGCTGGTTGATCGCGACTTTCTTGCCCTGAGCATGGGCGTGAACTTCTAA